The genomic region tattcttatttaaaaaaatcatcgattacgtcatcaagcccagatggatgacgtcattagtataccatatatgccacaatatcataacttaaaaataaaaatcgacctgtttcgggatttttccttaaagtcgccggtttacgaaataacgaatttattcctttcatttgcaccatactgtcgatggaaaatagtgtcgcgcacgcttgattagcaattaaaaaacaaaggagttttgaatattgtattgcaaaaaactcttcgggatttcatcaaacgatgtttaaagagtatctacctactttggcaacatttaaattttcagtttttcacatagtttttgaaggttaaaaatggccgatttcgcaatttttcaatttttaatcgcttatatgtcaaaaactatcatttttagagaaaagtcactaaagaccttttctgtttggaatgatccaaaaaaccaaaacaaacttttttccatgcaaaaaaaataattttaggaaaaaacaaaaaaaacgtttaaaaaatttttgaccaccttttgggcctggcaacatgcaaatttgttaaaaggagtcctttttgagtaagattgtgcaaaaaatccgaattagaatatttttcctagcggatgcgcagtgccTTTCTGGACTATTATTACTAGATTTGTCATAAGATTAGTTTTAACCTTATTATTAATCCTGCTCATTCTTTGACAGAGTTTTAAGCGACTGTGTCATAGAAATTATGTATTGTAAACTGTCTGAGATTAATACAATGTcatccgcaaacctcatattattttatttttctatatcTGTGTATATTAATGCCAATAAATCTTACCATTAAGTGTTTTTAAATGGTGACTCTAGAACTGCCGTTTTCTAGAACAATTTTGGTAAAACTTTATTACCTTATCTGATTCTTCAACCTAATCTGAATTTTTCTGAAGTGACATGTAGTAATATCTTCTGCTATGTTTTACTGTTTCCACTACTGTTTAAAACTCTTCAGAATAAAAAACTCTTCTCGTAATCAATAAATGCAAGAAGCAGTAGTATcttattcccagtactactttgcggggttgaagcatggaccctgacagaatcgcttttaaaaaacctagaagcatttgagatgtgggtctaccgccatattctgaagatcagttgggtagaaagagtcacaaacgaaagggttttgcaacgtttgaataaaagttgcgaagtagtgaacacggttaaaaggcgcaaattggaatactttggtcatataatgcgtcacccagaaaaatatgacatacttcaccttgtcatgcaaggcaaaataatgggaaaaagaagtgtgggccgccgtacaacttcttggctcaaaaacctacgccaatggtttgggaaaactagcactgaactatttcgtgcggctgtaaataagacaatgattgttaatatgttgggcaacatgagagccaacgatcgacaaacggtctcggcaccttaagaagaagaagaagtagtatCTTGTACTTGATGCGATAGGTATCGATATTACATTCGCTTTCAGAGTTCAACAGATATAgatcaaaagactaagttttcaatctaatagcacacaaaataatactaaacatATTAccctacatcccaccagattgaaaacaatgggaaccttctctggttacacctccgcggcttctaaaatttgcaagccataacggatactgagactaaagaagatgagggaattttacaatttataattcacgtcccatctccTTCTGGTTACCTTCGTACTCCAgtcatgtaaatcaaaaatgaataaccattttcaattactttgcaacacgaaactacagccgcatcatattctagttcaatcagagtctgaaaacttagtcttttgctagcagttgccgctagggcatccctgccatttcgtttgttgcaatccgtaactgcacgccggggtttgttctggttggatcagagagagcagtatatgtgcctcctgatgagagactaataagtttcgaaaccggtagaggtgcttgctgcactctctgactgaactagaatatgatgcggctgtagtttagtgttgcaacgaaattgaaaattgttattcatttttgatttacatgtttactctgactGGAGTACGAAGGTAACCACTCTCGttagaactttaccgcgctgagcagatgggatgtgaattataaattgtaaaatttcctcatcttctttagtctcagcatccgttatggcttgaaaattttagaagcctcggaggtgtaaccagagaaggttcccattgttttaaaTCTGGTGGGACGTAAAGtagtatttttgtattattttatgtgctattagctATTAGATTGTTCTACGGAAtagagtcatggacgctgaaaaagattgataccaaaaaattagaggcactttaactgtggatgtatcgcagaatcttgagaatatcatggacggagagtgtcacaaacgtcgaggtcttgagaagaatgaataaagaaaaggaagtcatattcacgatcaaaaaacgaaaactgcaatacttgggacacagtacaagaggcgaaagatatgaactgatAGCAGGAAAAAGGCAGGAaaaagatagcaggaaaaaggtccataggaagaagacgaaactcctggctaaaaaatctacgggaatggtatagctgtagcaacaatgaattgtttcggtcagcagtttcgaaaatacgtatagccctaatgatcgccaaccttcagaacgaagatggcacttgaagaagaagaagaagaagctattagattgaaaacttagtcttttgctagcagttgccgctagggcatccctgccatttcgttcgttgcaatccgtaactgcacgccggggtttgtcctggttgggtcagagagagcagcatatgtgcctcctgatgagagactaataagtttcgaaaccggtagagatgcttgctgcactctctgattgaactagaatatgatgcggctgtagtttcgtgttgcaacgaaattgaaaatggttattcgtttttgatttacatgtttactctgactGGAATACGATGgtaaccattctcgttggaactttaccgcactgagcagatgggacgtgaattataaattgtaaaattccctcgtcttctttagtctcagcatccgttatggcttgcaaattttagaagcctcggaggtgtaaccagagaaggttcccattgttttcaatctagtGGGACGTAGAGTagtatttttggtattattttatgtgctattagattgaaaacttagtcttttgctggcagctgccgctagggcatccctgctatttcgttcgttgcaatccgtgactgcacgccggggtttgtcctggttgggccagagagagcagcatgtgtgcctcctgatgaaagactaatacgtttcgaaaccggtagaggtgcttgctgcattctttgattgaactagaatatgatgcggctctagtttcgtgttgcaacgaaattgaaaatggttattcatttttgatttacatgtttactcttaCTGGAGTACGACCTCGTTGGAACTTTgtcgcgctgagcagatgggacgtgaattataaattgtaaaattccctcatcttttttagtctcagtatccgttatggcttgcaaattttagaagcctcggagttGTAATCagaggtttccattgttttcaatctggtgggacgTAGAGTagtatttttggtattattttatgtgctattggATTGAAaccttagtcttttgctagcagttgccgctagggcatccctagactaataagtttcgaaaccggtagaggtgcttgctgcactctctgatttaattagaatatgatgcggctgtagtttcgtgttgcaacgaaattggaaATGGTAATACATTTTTGAGATAGAGATCAATTTGCCTTATATTATTAGTGATAAACCTTGAGTGACGGAAAGGACACCAAAAGAAGAACACCTACACCCTTAAGAAAGCATAGCGACGTGATATCATGACTAGTAACTTTATATCTTATAAAAAACTACTGTTACTTTGGGCttattagcaaaattcatggaaaagttatttaccagcaattttattgctggaatcgaattataagatcctatatattaataatataggtatgcaaagtccgcagatagtgtgctatttttttataaacaaaatggcgccgacaaatcgtatttttttcaattattgctctataatttcaaagattttaacattacaacaaaaacacccaaataaaaattcaccgcaattaaattctgcatagagatatgtttttaccgatttgctccgacgaaaattttcctcgggaAATGCGgggtttcccaacaaaaactctaattgtCAAATAAAggtttaggtaagtaattattaatcaataattaaataacttagtgacatcaaagctttcttggtatagattgtaattccagaagccggtgaaaattaaacgaatattttagcaacaattcaattgttaattaacaatttacgatcgcaataataaccaaaataatcatgatacattgatcaaacttataaagattataaagatgagatgcttatttaatattttatcgacaaaatataaatttttctttttttgcataattattaaattttgaaaaaaaaaaatagttataatacgctggtctaattagtaaagtacaaataaaggttatttaccagcaatttcattacagtaatcgaatattatgatcctatatattaataatataggtttGCAAAGTTCGCAgttagtgtgctactttttttattaacaaaatggcgcccccaaatcgtattattttcaattattggtctataactccgaagattgtaactttacaccaaaaacattcaaataaaaattcatcccaatttaattctacatatagacatgtttttcccgatttgctcagatgaaaattttcctcggaaaatgtgggtttttccaacaaaatctcgaattttcaaataaattttttgggcaagtaattatttatcaataatttaataacttggtgaaataaaagctttcttggtatagattataattacagaagccgctgaaaattgaacgaatattttagcaacaattcaattgttaaatAACAATTTAAagtcgcaataaaaaccaaaataatcatgagacatagatcaaacttagaaagattataaagatgtgatgcctatttaatattttgtcgacaaaatataaagtttttatttttttgcataatctttaaatgtttaaaaaaaaatagttataaacaaattaacatttctcagaaattgtttattatattctaattttaaaaaatacttaaaatgcgtatttcaaaggtcttgaaaattaatgcttcaaaaaatttttccaaccatttgcaaaaaagttatcaaacagcaaaataaatatacgatctcggttgtttataatttgttttaattgtttcaaagcttaaaagtgagtctgtggtacaatctaattactcacaaagaatatcaaatattagtccaatggttctattttaatcaaagattaaaaatacttttttttgtaatttttagcgcgaaagtaggcttgatacagagcctgagatgttcactcgaagcgactgacacgctttaaactcgcgcgagttgtgtatttggacgggtataatacataatacatagctacggtactgtattagtctactttcgcgcgtgtaaattacaaaaaaaaataattataatctttaattaaaatataactattaaccTAATCATCgacattttttgtaagtaattaggttgtactttaaactcacttttacgctttgaaagaattaaaaaaaaaaatataaacaacgcAGTAATCGTACGTTTACTTTTAtgcttcaaaacttttttgcaaatggttgtaaaaaagttttaaaacatttgttttcaagatatttgaaatacgcattttaactattttttaaaattagaatataataaaaactttctgataaacgttaatttgtttataactatttttttaaacatttaaagattatgcaaaaaaataaaaaatttatattatgtcgacaaaatgttaaataggcatctcatctttataagatttcaaagtttgatcagtgtatcataaatattttggttattattgcgaccgtaaattattaattaacaattgaattgttgctaaatattcgttcaattttcatcagtttctggaactataatccaaaCCAAGAAGGTTTTTAattcaccaaattatttaattattggtagataattacttatctaaaattttatttgaaaattaaagattttgttgggaaaacacggattttcctcggaaaattttcgtcggagcagatcggaaaaaacatatctctatgcagaatttaattgcggtcaatttttatttgagtgtttttgttgtaaagttaaaatcgtCGGAGTTagagagcaataattgaaaaaaacacgattttcgggcaccattttgttaaaaaaaaaagtagcacactatctgcggactttgcatacctatattattattatatagggtgtcctaaaagtagtggaacggtcgaatatttcgcgaactaaacatcggatcgaaaaactgaaaaatacgtgttcaatcattttcaaaaatctatccaatgacaccaaataccaacccccactacaccccctggaggtagggtggggggtaactttaaaatctcaaatagaaacctctagtttttcttgcagatttggattcgttacgtaaaagtaagcaacttttattcaagatattCTTTCGAAATGTGGATAGATaccgctataattgggaaaaacgatttatcctgataccataggtaaattatagaaacggtcgaatatctcgagaaatacacttccaaatgagaaaccaaaaaacaggtttttaatatttttggaaGACCTATccataaacaccaaaaatgactctccaacccaccccctggagacggggtgggcgtaaatttaaaatcttaaatagcaaacccccactttttattgcagactcgaattcgtcatgaaaaattaagcaacatttattcgaaacattttttaaaattgctgatagatggcgctaataaatcgtatttttccaattaaagcgccatctatcaacaattctaaaaaatgtttcgaataaatgttgcttaattcttcatgacgaatccgaatctgtaataaaaagtgggggttgatatttaagattttaaagttacccccaccccacctccagggggtaggttggagggtcatgtttaatgttattcgataggttttcgaaaagtattaaaaactttattttttggtttctcatttggaagtgtatttctcgagatattagaccgtttctataatttacctatggtatcaggataaatcgtttttcccaattatagcgccatctatccacagttccaaaaaatgtcttgaataaaaggtacttacttttacgtaacgaatccaaatctgcaaggaaaactgggggtttccatttgagattttaaagttaccctccaccccacctccggggggtgtagtgggggttgctgtttggtgtcattggatagatttttgaaaatgattggacacttatttttcagtttttcgatccgatgtttagttcgcgaaatattcgaccgttccactacttttgggacaccctgtatataatcataagcttcgattccagcaataaaattgctggtaaataacttttcccaaaaatggcctattctccgataatcagcccagactatgtACACATGTTAAAATATGAtcttgatattaaattaaaatcatGCAGAAACGCACAGTGAAAAGTCAATATAAAATCTTGATTAAACTAAATCAAAGGTCATAGTACCGTACACATGTTAAGATAAGATTTTGATATTAAATTCAAATCATATATAAACACAAACGGAAAAAGCAAACTAAAATCTTGGTTAAACTGAATACCAATATTTATTCATCTAAATAAGAGGTCAACTTAAGTATATATTATAGTGTTACCATGAAAGCAGTGTTCATATTTTCCGTGGTTATATTCGTAACTATGGTTGCAACAGAAATTCGTGAGGATCATGATTGTATCTGTCCTGACTACTGGGAACCTGTATGCGGAACAGACAACAAAACCTATTCTAATCCTTGCTTCATCAACTGCGAAGCTCAATATACTCCTGGACTGGAAATTGCCTACCGTGGATGTTGCGTGGATGATCCAGACCCATGTGCTTAGGATAATATGTAAACATACATTGTagcttaaatttttttaaaattattttgtagtttaaatttttttaaattattttcatttattttcattgtattttttccaattttagtGTTTTTTGTTGTTGTTAGAATATCCTTTTTTCTTTCACGCATGGAAAAGTTGGCCTCATGATCCATTATATAAATTTGtattagtaaaaataaatatattatacttaacACATTGTATGTCAAAATTATAAGTTTCGCTGaagagtcttcttcttcttcacgcgCCATCTCCATgacgcgacggaggtcggcaattaTCACAGATTTCACAggtctacaaaaaaaaaactttttgaaagatattttaaatttgacaagtgattttatataattttggtGCGCTGATTCCAAATCTGCAAACCAATTTTTTCTATCACGTAAGATAttttagcaaataaaaaaataaaaaaaacactaaatgtgcttataaatacatttattaatatattttaaaaataagagtaatgctcaaaataaagaaaactacatatattGTATGCACAACTTAATGAAATCTTttcctttttgtcaaaaaacTGCGTTTGGTAGaaatttttctataaattttgTCAGGATTATCACGTTATAGCACCCAATAGTAGTCTGCCATCATGGATACGCTCCATGTACCCTGATAACGTCTTTCCATCTGCTCAATGTCTTGGTGGAAACGTTCCCCTTATTCTTCGCTAACAGCTCCAAGATTTCCTGGAAATTGGTCTAGATGAGCGAataaaaaatgtacttttaaacTCATATTGCATCCTAGAATATGAAAATTTTGTAGCATTTGTGTGACAATGTTCTCATAGTCTGGAACTTtcttaattcccaagaacttttCGTCAGTATCGATTTAGCATTCGAAGCGAACAGTTCGTTTTTGCGTGTGTGATCGGTGAAAATTAGTTTTGGTGAGTCGGTAATTAATAAAATGGAAGTCAATACCATTGGCAAAGGACATCCACCCGATCGGGGAGGGacgataaatattaataatatggaACTGGATCAGGaggaaaaacaaacacaaataagtcaaaatgcaagttcACAGGTACAAAAGGTAGCAAAAACAcaatcaaataacttttttccagtTTATCAGGTAAGCGATAACAATAATTCTAATGAAAACCAGTTGCTAATTAaacctattaaaaataaatatacacaaGGAGACCAAGGaccgtattttgtctatttacaAAACCGAAACGGGCACATTGGCCGTCTACATCGAATCGCCACCGCGCGTCTTGTGCTTTCTGCAGAACCTACGGTAAGAGATAATATAGTTCACATCAGCGTTATTGGTAGAAATAAAGTTAGAATTGAATGTAATTCATATAAAAGCGCAAATATTTTAATTGATAgtaaaaatttattagaaaaagaTTATGACATATACATTCCTAATTTTATGGTACAAAAAAGTGGAGTAATTAAAGGGGTCGATAAAGGTATCTCAGAAAACGAATTAAAGGACATTATTGTTTGTAAATATGGTAATTTTAAGGTATTAAGTGTAAAAAGAATGAAAAGAAAATCAAACAACGAGCTGATAGAGACGGGTACGATAGTGGTGACTTTTAGAGGACAAATGATACCAAAAGAAGTTATCATTGAGAGAATGATATATCAAGTCGAAACCTATATACCGAGAGTAATACAATGCCTAAATTGTTTAAGGTATGGCCACGTCACTGGTCAATGTAGAGGGAAAAAAAGATGCGGACAATGTGGACAGGAGCATGAATCTGAAGCATGTGAGTTAACAGAGCCTACTTGTTTATTCTGTTTTGGAAAACACTCAGCACTGGACCGAGCAAAATGTCCTGAGTTTGAGAAACAAAAGGCTATCAAATATCTTATGGTAAACGAAAATATGGCATTTGAAGaagcaaaattaaaatacagtaaTAGTTATACCTCAGCCTTAAAAACATCAAATGCAggaaatagatatacaataacaACAAAAAGAAAATGGAGCGAAGCCACTCAAAATAAATCGGTTTACCCATATTCGGAAGaacatgaaaatattttaaacaatccTAGCACCTCTGCGTACCCGCCTCTAC from Diabrotica virgifera virgifera chromosome 3, PGI_DIABVI_V3a harbors:
- the LOC114330797 gene encoding serine protease inhibitor dipetalogastin-like, whose product is MKAVFIFSVVIFVTMVATEIREDHDCICPDYWEPVCGTDNKTYSNPCFINCEAQYTPGLEIAYRGCCVDDPDPCA